GCTGGCCGCCGCCCTGGCCACCTTCGCCGGCGCCTCGTTCGCCGCCCCGGTCACCTACAACCTCGACCCGACCCACACCAACGTGCTGGCCCAGTGGAGCCACTTCGGCTTCTCGCATCCGTTCGCCAACTTCGGCGACGTCGAGGGCACCCTGGTCTACGACGCCGACAACGTCGCCGCTTCCAGCGTCGAGGTGACCCTGCCGCTGTCCGGCCTGGAGGCCTTCAGCAGCAAGTTCAACGACCACCTGCGCAGCGCCGACTTCTTCGACGCGGCCAAGTACCCGACCGCGAAGTTCAAGAGCACCAAGGTCGAGGACGCGGGTGAGGGCAAGCTCAAGGTCACTGGCGACCTGACCATCAAGGACAAGACCCATCCGGTGGTCCTGGACGTGACCCTCAACAAGGCCGCCGACCACCCGATGCTCAAGGCCCCGGCGATCGGCTTCGACGCCACCACCACCATCCTGCGCAGCGACTTCGGCGTGGGCGCCTACGCCCCCAACGTCGGCGACGAGGTGACCCTGCGCATCACCACCGAGGGCACCGCGGCCAAGGCCAAGTGATCCCGTCGCGGCGCCGGCCCCTCCGGCCGGCGCCGCGCACGCCCCGCGGCGCATCGCGCTGGTAGAATCGCTGGGCTTTCCGCAGAGTCCCGAACCCACGCCATGAACACCACCGCCGCCGCGCCCGCCAATGCCGAGAAGCGCTACACCGTGCACCGCGCGGACCTGCCGCTGAGCTGCCCGACGCCGGAAATGGCGCTGTGGAACTCGCATCCGCGCGTGTACCTGCCGATCCAGGACGATCCGGACGGCCACGCCCAGTGCCCGTACTGCTCGGCCATCTACCAGCTGGTCGACTGATCCCCGCCGCGCGCCGGCCCCGTCGTCGATGCGCCGCCTGACCGTCGTCCAGCTGCTGCCGGCACTGGAATCCGGCGGCGTCGAGCGTTCCACCCTGGAGATCGCCGCGGCCCTGGTCGCCGCCGGCCATCGCGCCATCGTCGTCTCCGCCGGCGGCCGCCTGGTGCCGGCGCTTGAAGCCTGCGGCGCCGAACACGTCACCCTGGCCATCGGCCGCAAGTCGCTGGCGGCGCTGCGCCGTGTCCCGGCCCTGCGCCGGCTGTTCCGCGACAGCGGCGCGGATATCGTCCACGCCCGTTCGCGCCTGCCGGCCTGGCTGGGGCGGATGGCCCTGGCGGGCCTGCCCGTTACGCGACGTCCACGCTGGGTCACCACCGTGCACGGGCTCAACTCGCCCGGCCGCTACAGCGCGGTGATGGCCAGCGGCGAGCGCGTGGTCTGCGTTTCGCGCACGGTGCGCGAGTACGTGCTGCGGCATTACCCGGCTACCGATCCGTCGCGGTTGCGGGTGATCGAGCGCGGGATCGATCCGGCCCAGTTCCCGCCGCGCCCGCATCCAGATCCGGCAGCGCGCGCCGAAGCCGCCGCCGGATATCCAACGCTGGCCGACGCCGCGCCGCTGCTGTTGCTGCCCGGGCGTGGCACCCGCCTGAAGGGCCATGCCGACGCCCTGCACCTGCTGGCCGCGCTGCGCTCCGCCGGCCACCCACGGGCGAAGCTGTGGCTGCCGGGTGCGCGCGAGGCCGGGCGCGAGGCCTATATCGCCGAGCTGGAGGCACTGGCCGCGCAGCTGGGCGTGGCCGACGCGGCGCTGTTCACCCCGCCCACCGCGCGCATTGCCAGCGCCTACGCCGCCAGCGACCTGGTGCTGCAGCTGTCGCGCAAGCCCGAGGCCTTCGGCCGCACCGTGCTCGAGGCGCTGTCCTGTGGTCGCCCGGTGCTGGGCTGGGCCCACGGCGGCGTGGGCGAACTGCTGCAGCAGCTGCAGCCGGCCGGCGCGGTGCCGCCGTTCGATGCCGATGCCCTGGCCACGACGGCCGCGCGCCAGCTGCGTGATCCGCCGGCGCCGGTCGCCATCCCGTACACGCTGCAGGCCATGCAGCAGGCAACCCTGGACCTGTATGCCGAACTGGCCGGCTGAGCACGCCGCGACCAGCGGTCGCGCGTTCGCCTGGACGCCGGCCTGGCTGGTGCTCGCGGTGGCGCTGTGGCCGCTGCCCGGGCCGGCCGAGGCGGTGCTGTCACTGGGCGCGCTGGCGGTTGCGGGGCAGCTGGGCTGGCTGGCGGCGCGCGGGCGGACGCTGCCGCTGGATCGCCGGGCCTTCGTGCTGGCCGGCCTGCTGTTCGCCGCCTACTGGCTCCCGGAGCTGCTGTCCGCCCCGGATGCGCTGGACCGTGGCCGGGCCTGGAAGGAGGTGGTGGCCGACCTGCGCTACCTGCCGCTGCTGTGGGGTGTCGCCATCGCGGTGCGCGAACCGCGCGGGCGCGGCTGGCTGCTGGGCGGGATCGCCCTGGTCGCGCTCGCGTGGACCATGGATGCGCTGCTGCAGGCCATGGCCGGAAGCAGTCCGCTGTTCGCCGCCCTCGATGCGTTGAAGGGCTGGTCAGGCGGTGGCCCCCTGTGCCCGCCCGACGAGGTACTGGCACCGGACCGCATCAACGGCATCTTCGGTGCCTGCAATCCCAAGCTGGGCCTGGTGCTGGCCAGCCTGTCGCCATTCGCACTGGCGTGGGCTGCCACGCGCGGCCGGGCCTGGGCCTGGTGTGTGGCCGCAGCGGTGCTGGGCGTGGCCATCCTGCTGGGCGGCGCTCGCGCGGCCTGGCTGACGTTCGGACTGGTCGCGCTGGTCTCGGGCTGGCGCGTGCTGGGCGCGAGGCGGCTGGCCGGTTTCGCGCTGGCCGGCGTGCTGGCGCTGGTGGCCTTGTACGTGGTCTCGCCGCAGCTGCAGCAGCGGGTGGAGCGCACCGCGCTTGCCCTGCAGGCCGATGCCGGCGGCGTCGATGGCGCGCTGTCCGGGCGCGGCCGGATCTGGCAGGGCGCGTTGTGCATGGCGCGGGAGCATCCGCTCAACGGCGTCGGCGTGCGCGGCTTCCGCCAGGCCTGGCCTGGTTGCGATCCGGCGGCCGCGGACGCGCCGGCCTGGGGCGAGGGCGATGCCCTGCATGCGCACCAGCTGCTGCTGGAACTGCTCAGCGAGACCGGCGTGCTTGGCCTGCTGGCCTGGCTGGCCGGGGCCTGGGTGGCCTGGCGCGCGTGGCGACGTGCAAGCCCGGCGGCGCGCCGGCAGGCGGGCCCGGCAGGGCTGGCCCTGGTGGCGACCACCTTCCCGCTCAACACCCACCTGGCCTTCTACTCGACCTTCTGGGGCGGGGTGCTGATGCTGCTGGCCGGGCTCTACGTGGGCCTGCTGCACGCACGGCGCGCCCGAGGCCTGAGGCCGGCTCAGGTTCCCGGGGCCGGCGGCGTGGGCAGCCCGCGGCCGCGGTCGTAGTAGTTGCTGCGGCCCTGCGGCTGGCGCTTGAAGCGGCGATGGATCCACAGGTACTGGGCCGGCGCCTCGCGCACCATGGCCTCGATCGCGGCGTTGACCCGGGCGGTATCGGCGACCGCGTCCTCGCTGGGGAAATCGGGAAGCGGCGGCGCCACGCGCAGGATGTAGCGCCCACCCTCGCGGCGGTGGAAGAACGGCACCACCGCGCAGCCGGTGACCCGCGCCAGCTGGTGGGTGGCGGTGATGGTCGAGGCCGGCATGCCGAAGAACGGCGCGAATACCGAATCCTTGCCGCGCATGTCCTGGTCCGGCGCGTACCACAGCATGCCGCCGCGCTTGAGGTGGCGCACCGCGCCGCGCAGGTCGCTGTTGGCGAACATCGCGGTGGCGTAGCGCAGGCGACCGCGCTTGACCGCCCACTCCATCACCGGGTTGCGGTGGCGGCGGTACATGCCGGCCAGCGGCACCTGCCCGCACAGCAGGCGTCCGCACATCTCCAGGGTCATGAAATGGCCGGAGACCAGCAGCACGCCGCGGCCCTGGGCCTGCAGTTCGTGCAGGTGTTCCAGGCCCTCGATCGTGGCATTGCGCTCGATCGGCGCCAGCGAACCCCACCAGGCGCGCGCGAACTCGAACAGGCCGACGCCCAGCGCGTCGAAGCTCTCGCGGGCCAGGCGCGCGCGCCACTCCGGCGTCTGCTGCGGGAAGCACAGGGCGAGGTTGACCTCGGCGGCGCGGCGGCGGGTGCTGCCCAGGTGCCAGGCCAGCCAGCCGATGCCGCGGCCGATCGCGCGCTGCCACAGCCAGGGCAGGCGGGCGGCGGTGACCATCAGCGCAAGGCCCAGCCACATCGGCCAGTTGCGCGGGGCGAAGGAGGGGCGGGGAGGTGGCGTGTCTGCGGCGCTCATGCGTGGATTCTAAGCCTTCGCCCACGGCTGGCCGTCGTCGCCTCGGCTATCCTGCGCCCATGTCGACTCCGTTTCCGCCCAAGGAACCGGGCGAACGCCTGGTGCGCTGGCTGTACTCGCTGGCGCTTTACCTGCTCTCGCCCTTCACGCTCTACCACCTGGTCTCGCGCGGCTTCCGCGTGCGCGAGTACTTCCGGCGCTGGGACGAGCGCTACGGTGCCTACAGCACCGAACAGGGCCGGCCCTGCGTGTGGCTGCACGCGGTCTCGGTGGGCGAGGTCAACGCCGCCGCGCCGCTGGTCAACGCCCTGCTGCGGCAGAACAAGGGCACCCGCTGGGTGATCACCACGATCACCCCCACCGGCTCGCAGCGGGTGCGCTCGCTGTGGGGCGGACGCGTGGACCACGTCTACCTGCCCTACGACCTGCCCGGCAGCGTCGACCGTTTCCTGCAGCATTTCCGCCCGACCGTGGCGCTGATCATGGAAACCGAGCTGTGGCCGAACATGCTGTTCGGCTGCCGCGACCACCGCATCCCGGTGTACATCATCAACGCGCGGCTGTCCGCGCGCTCGCTGCGCGGCTACCGCCTGCTGCGGCCGCTGCTGGGCCGCGCCCTGCGCACCGTGCGCTGCGTGGCCGCGCAGTCGGTGACCGATGGCCGCCGCTTCCAGGTGCTGGGCGCCGAGCCCGCGCAGATCCAGGTGCTGGGCA
This genomic interval from Pseudoxanthomonas suwonensis 11-1 contains the following:
- a CDS encoding YceI family protein — encoded protein: MRKILLAAALATFAGASFAAPVTYNLDPTHTNVLAQWSHFGFSHPFANFGDVEGTLVYDADNVAASSVEVTLPLSGLEAFSSKFNDHLRSADFFDAAKYPTAKFKSTKVEDAGEGKLKVTGDLTIKDKTHPVVLDVTLNKAADHPMLKAPAIGFDATTTILRSDFGVGAYAPNVGDEVTLRITTEGTAAKAK
- a CDS encoding glycosyltransferase, yielding MRRLTVVQLLPALESGGVERSTLEIAAALVAAGHRAIVVSAGGRLVPALEACGAEHVTLAIGRKSLAALRRVPALRRLFRDSGADIVHARSRLPAWLGRMALAGLPVTRRPRWVTTVHGLNSPGRYSAVMASGERVVCVSRTVREYVLRHYPATDPSRLRVIERGIDPAQFPPRPHPDPAARAEAAAGYPTLADAAPLLLLPGRGTRLKGHADALHLLAALRSAGHPRAKLWLPGAREAGREAYIAELEALAAQLGVADAALFTPPTARIASAYAASDLVLQLSRKPEAFGRTVLEALSCGRPVLGWAHGGVGELLQQLQPAGAVPPFDADALATTAARQLRDPPAPVAIPYTLQAMQQATLDLYAELAG
- a CDS encoding zinc-finger domain-containing protein, whose protein sequence is MNTTAAAPANAEKRYTVHRADLPLSCPTPEMALWNSHPRVYLPIQDDPDGHAQCPYCSAIYQLVD
- a CDS encoding LpxL/LpxP family Kdo(2)-lipid IV(A) lauroyl/palmitoleoyl acyltransferase gives rise to the protein MSAADTPPPRPSFAPRNWPMWLGLALMVTAARLPWLWQRAIGRGIGWLAWHLGSTRRRAAEVNLALCFPQQTPEWRARLARESFDALGVGLFEFARAWWGSLAPIERNATIEGLEHLHELQAQGRGVLLVSGHFMTLEMCGRLLCGQVPLAGMYRRHRNPVMEWAVKRGRLRYATAMFANSDLRGAVRHLKRGGMLWYAPDQDMRGKDSVFAPFFGMPASTITATHQLARVTGCAVVPFFHRREGGRYILRVAPPLPDFPSEDAVADTARVNAAIEAMVREAPAQYLWIHRRFKRQPQGRSNYYDRGRGLPTPPAPGT
- a CDS encoding O-antigen ligase family protein — its product is MPNWPAEHAATSGRAFAWTPAWLVLAVALWPLPGPAEAVLSLGALAVAGQLGWLAARGRTLPLDRRAFVLAGLLFAAYWLPELLSAPDALDRGRAWKEVVADLRYLPLLWGVAIAVREPRGRGWLLGGIALVALAWTMDALLQAMAGSSPLFAALDALKGWSGGGPLCPPDEVLAPDRINGIFGACNPKLGLVLASLSPFALAWAATRGRAWAWCVAAAVLGVAILLGGARAAWLTFGLVALVSGWRVLGARRLAGFALAGVLALVALYVVSPQLQQRVERTALALQADAGGVDGALSGRGRIWQGALCMAREHPLNGVGVRGFRQAWPGCDPAAADAPAWGEGDALHAHQLLLELLSETGVLGLLAWLAGAWVAWRAWRRASPAARRQAGPAGLALVATTFPLNTHLAFYSTFWGGVLMLLAGLYVGLLHARRARGLRPAQVPGAGGVGSPRPRS